Below is a window of Variovorax sp. TBS-050B DNA.
CAGCACGAACTCGCCGCCGGCGAAGTCCTCGCCCGGCCGGCTCAGCAGCACCGTGAGCTGCAGCGGGAAGTGCAGCTCGCCGTACAGGTCCTGGTGCAGGCAGTTGTAGTCGCCTTCGCCGTAGCGCAGCAGCAGCGGGGTGGGGCGCAGCTGGCCCGCTGCGTGGCAGCGCGCGAGGTAGGTGGCATGGTCCGGCGGATGGTCGGCCGGCTGCCCCATCGCGGCCGCCCAGGCGTTCGCCAGCGGTGCGAGGCGCGCATAGAGCGCGGCGCGCCAGCCGGCGAGCAGCGGCGGCAGCGGGTTCGCGAAGTACTGGTACTCGCCCTGGCCGAAGCCGTGGCGCTGCATCACGACGCGGCTGCGGAAGCGGGCGGGCTCGTCGTACATCGCGGCGAGCGCGCGGCATTCGTCGGGCGTGAAGAGCACGCCGGTGTTGGCCGAGCCGCGGGCGGCAAGGTCGTTCTCGATGCGCGGCCAGTCGAGGGCGGCCACGCTGCGGGCGATGGAAGTCTGCATGGCG
It encodes the following:
- a CDS encoding 2OG-Fe(II) oxygenase, which encodes MQTSIARSVAALDWPRIENDLAARGSANTGVLFTPDECRALAAMYDEPARFRSRVVMQRHGFGQGEYQYFANPLPPLLAGWRAALYARLAPLANAWAAAMGQPADHPPDHATYLARCHAAGQLRPTPLLLRYGEGDYNCLHQDLYGELHFPLQLTVLLSRPGEDFAGGEFVLTEQRPRMQSRAEVVALAQGEAVVFAVNQRPVAGTRGSYRVTMRHGVSRVRSGQRHTLGIIFHDAR